One window of the Paenibacillus beijingensis genome contains the following:
- a CDS encoding ABC transporter ATP-binding protein codes for MPISVQNVSYRHLHGSSRALEAVNLEIGAGEIAALVGKSGSGKSTLGFIISGVIPGLIKGSELSGDIIYDDERQHGVGFVSQIPENQLFGYRVEDAIVFGLENMGLGQAEIGARLERVLKLFRIEKLRDSPVSALSGGQKQTVCIASVLAMAPKLIILDEPVSSLDPQGKALVQEVLLQLKSEGQTVLLIDQNLDWSAQAVDRVIGLEAGRIVFDGAKMTFFRDANLYRRLGVTVPQMVDLFHECSPDPGTAPFTTVEDAAEFFRDKLADGWKDELREDSVSPDASSEPTIELKDVVKEFDGFRALDGVNARFDPGKVTAVLGQNGSGKTTMVRHLINLHRPTFGSVLYRGQSLQQRSTADIARSVAYVFQHPDQMIFEDSVHKEVTFSSRMMQFPIAEERVEELLAAHGLLAYKDSFPMNLSMGHKHMLTILSVLLTDPDVIILDEPTLGMDRIMKDLLARLIEDLKANDKTVIMISHEMSFVAETADETILMKNGRILLQGTTRDVFGRSELLRSVCIEPPQIKELADRLSVPGILTVPQFMSACRASRSAINRGGVFNEV; via the coding sequence TTGCCGATATCCGTTCAAAATGTGTCCTACCGTCATCTGCATGGATCGTCTCGTGCGCTTGAGGCGGTTAATCTCGAAATCGGGGCCGGCGAAATCGCTGCTCTCGTCGGTAAAAGCGGAAGCGGAAAGTCGACGCTTGGGTTTATTATAAGCGGCGTCATTCCCGGTCTTATTAAAGGAAGTGAGCTAAGCGGCGACATCATTTATGATGATGAGCGGCAGCATGGGGTCGGTTTTGTGTCGCAAATTCCGGAAAACCAGCTGTTCGGCTACCGCGTTGAAGATGCAATTGTGTTCGGTCTTGAAAATATGGGACTCGGTCAAGCGGAGATTGGCGCGAGACTCGAGCGAGTTCTAAAGCTGTTCCGGATCGAAAAATTACGGGACAGCCCCGTCAGCGCTTTGTCCGGCGGCCAGAAGCAGACGGTTTGCATCGCGTCCGTATTGGCGATGGCGCCGAAGCTCATTATTTTGGACGAGCCGGTCAGCTCCCTGGACCCGCAAGGCAAGGCGCTTGTGCAGGAGGTGCTGCTTCAGTTGAAAAGCGAGGGCCAAACGGTGCTGCTGATCGATCAGAACCTCGACTGGTCGGCGCAGGCCGTTGACCGGGTGATCGGACTTGAGGCGGGGCGGATCGTTTTTGACGGCGCAAAGATGACTTTTTTCCGGGATGCAAATCTGTACCGGAGGCTTGGGGTTACGGTGCCGCAAATGGTTGACCTGTTTCATGAATGCTCGCCCGATCCGGGAACAGCTCCGTTTACAACGGTTGAGGATGCGGCGGAGTTTTTTCGGGATAAACTGGCTGACGGCTGGAAGGACGAGCTGCGGGAAGATTCGGTTTCGCCGGACGCGTCGTCCGAACCGACAATCGAGCTCAAAGATGTCGTCAAGGAGTTTGACGGATTTCGCGCGCTTGACGGGGTAAACGCCCGTTTCGATCCGGGCAAGGTCACCGCGGTCCTCGGGCAAAACGGTTCGGGCAAAACGACGATGGTCCGTCATTTGATCAATCTGCACCGGCCGACATTCGGATCCGTCCTGTACCGAGGGCAATCGCTGCAGCAGCGGAGTACGGCAGATATTGCGCGGTCGGTGGCATATGTGTTCCAGCATCCCGATCAAATGATTTTCGAGGATTCCGTACATAAAGAAGTGACGTTCTCCAGCCGGATGATGCAGTTTCCGATTGCCGAGGAGCGGGTCGAAGAGCTGCTGGCGGCGCATGGCCTGCTCGCATACAAGGACTCGTTTCCGATGAATCTGTCGATGGGGCACAAGCACATGCTGACGATTTTGTCGGTTCTGTTGACCGATCCGGACGTTATTATTTTGGATGAACCGACGCTTGGGATGGACCGAATCATGAAGGATTTGTTGGCCCGCTTGATCGAGGACCTTAAGGCTAACGACAAAACGGTCATTATGATCAGCCATGAGATGTCTTTTGTAGCCGAAACGGCGGATGAAACGATTTTGATGAAAAACGGACGCATTTTGCTGCAAGGAACGACACGGGATGTGTTCGGGCGCAGCGAACTGCTGCGGAGCGTCTGTATTGAACCGCCGCAAATTAAGGAGCTCGCCGATCGGCTCAGCGTTCCCGGCATCCTGACGGTTCCGCAATTTATGAGCGCCTGCCGGGCTTCTCGCAGTGCTATCAACCGGGGAGGAGTCTTCAATGAAGTTTAA
- a CDS encoding Fur family transcriptional regulator, with amino-acid sequence MAEANLVQEMVGIMSRNGWRITEQRRKLAEIFAKSDGYLSPKDVYDQMAVHYPGVSFDTVYRNLRLLSEMGALEQFYFMEGGLKFRGSCTSHHHHHLICVNCEKTLSFDYCPMEHSLMLPGNFKIVSHRFEVYGVCEQCQKEQAAES; translated from the coding sequence ATGGCAGAAGCGAATCTGGTCCAGGAGATGGTTGGCATCATGTCCCGGAATGGATGGAGAATTACGGAACAGCGCCGCAAGCTGGCTGAAATATTTGCAAAATCAGATGGCTATTTGTCCCCGAAGGATGTTTACGATCAGATGGCGGTCCATTACCCGGGCGTCAGCTTCGATACCGTTTACCGCAATTTGCGTCTGTTAAGCGAAATGGGGGCACTCGAGCAGTTTTATTTTATGGAAGGCGGTTTAAAGTTCCGCGGAAGCTGCACAAGCCATCATCATCACCATCTGATTTGCGTCAATTGCGAAAAAACGCTGTCTTTTGACTATTGTCCGATGGAGCACTCCCTGATGCTGCCCGGCAATTTCAAAATCGTGAGTCATCGTTTCGAGGTGTACGGTGTTTGCGAGCAGTGTCAAAAAGAACAGGCGGCCGAGTCTTAA
- a CDS encoding aldo/keto reductase — protein MSRQLEDSIRLNNDILMPQHGFGVYLIEDPSEAEMVVNKALQVGYRSFDTAQFYNNEGLLGRILKESPVDRDDLFITTKITNEKQGYDLTLSSFEQSLQKLQLTQLDLLLVHWPSEKHFFETWRAFERLYEEKLVRAIGVCNYQIEHLQKLETRANVVPAVNQIECHPYLTQYPLKQYLKERHIAAEAWSPLGRGAVLNDPDLNEIAGRLRKSTAQVILRWHLQQDTIIIPKSSTPRRIAENADIYDFELSEDDMAAIDKLNIDHRTGPDPDEMYLKI, from the coding sequence TTGAGCAGACAATTGGAAGATTCAATCAGGCTGAACAATGATATTTTAATGCCGCAGCATGGCTTTGGCGTTTATCTGATCGAGGATCCGTCGGAAGCCGAAATGGTCGTCAATAAAGCTTTGCAGGTCGGTTACCGTTCTTTTGACACCGCGCAGTTTTATAATAACGAAGGTTTGCTCGGCCGCATATTAAAAGAAAGCCCTGTTGATCGTGATGATTTGTTCATTACAACGAAAATAACAAACGAAAAACAAGGCTATGATCTCACGCTCTCGTCCTTTGAACAATCGTTGCAAAAGTTACAGCTGACCCAGCTCGATCTGCTGCTCGTTCACTGGCCCAGCGAAAAACATTTTTTCGAAACTTGGCGCGCGTTTGAAAGGTTGTATGAAGAGAAGCTGGTTCGCGCGATCGGGGTTTGCAACTATCAGATCGAACATTTGCAAAAACTGGAGACGAGGGCGAATGTGGTGCCGGCGGTCAATCAAATTGAATGCCATCCTTATCTAACCCAGTATCCGCTCAAACAATACTTGAAAGAGCGCCATATTGCGGCAGAAGCATGGAGTCCGCTTGGCCGGGGGGCGGTTTTAAACGATCCTGATCTGAATGAGATCGCGGGTCGTCTCCGTAAATCCACTGCGCAAGTTATTTTACGCTGGCATCTGCAGCAGGATACGATTATTATTCCGAAATCAAGCACTCCGCGCCGCATCGCCGAAAATGCGGACATCTATGATTTTGAATTATCGGAGGACGATATGGCTGCGATCGATAAATTAAATATTGATCATCGTACCGGACCCGATCCTGACGAAATGTACTTGAAAATTTGA
- a CDS encoding Fur family transcriptional regulator, translating into MAQVGERLIRTLSAKGLRVTEQRRTLVRLFAETSSYLSPKEVYFRLVSTHPGLSYDTVYRNLRLLQDLGVLERYHFDDGVKFRIGCFEDRHHHHHLICLSCSRIVPIDFCPMKHLNVPGEFQIVDHHFDVYGYCGQCRSQEDRGAESMEGLNHSGFERKKPSGKEERLCC; encoded by the coding sequence ATGGCTCAAGTTGGGGAACGGCTCATCCGCACTTTGTCCGCCAAAGGACTGCGGGTGACGGAACAGCGGCGCACGCTGGTCCGGTTATTTGCCGAAACCTCCAGTTATCTTTCACCGAAAGAAGTTTATTTTCGGCTGGTATCGACCCATCCGGGACTCAGCTATGATACGGTATACCGAAATTTGCGTCTGCTGCAGGATCTGGGGGTACTGGAGCGCTATCATTTTGATGACGGCGTCAAATTCAGGATCGGATGCTTTGAAGACCGCCACCACCATCATCATTTGATTTGCTTGTCCTGCAGCCGGATCGTTCCCATTGACTTCTGTCCGATGAAGCATCTGAATGTACCGGGAGAATTTCAAATTGTGGACCATCATTTCGATGTTTACGGATATTGCGGTCAGTGCCGCAGCCAAGAGGATCGAGGAGCGGAAAGTATGGAAGGTCTGAATCATTCGGGATTCGAACGCAAGAAGCCTTCGGGAAAGGAAGAAAGATTATGCTGTTAG
- a CDS encoding energy-coupling factor transporter transmembrane component T family protein: MKFNGYVHKSSFLHRTEPRVKIIWFVIMTVMVVYYKHLLVLGLFVAACGLLWSMSGLRREIAGMLRRLSPMLTLAFLTWLLIGSFQESGGAMLVHFGRFAMEESDLLRAVTASVRIFLMVSVFYTLIMTTNFSEIIFGLQKLRIPFKAAFMCGLVFQIIPIMISEFQTIADAQRARGLELDKGGLVKRIKSYSVILFPLFVRAIQSGQSISLSMHIYHLNFRQKRSSFRTFRITANDFQFMASFLLLWLIAVYLGVQYPM, from the coding sequence ATGAAGTTTAACGGGTATGTGCACAAGTCTTCTTTTTTGCATCGCACGGAACCTCGGGTCAAAATAATCTGGTTTGTAATCATGACCGTCATGGTTGTCTATTACAAGCATTTGCTGGTGCTCGGATTGTTTGTGGCGGCCTGCGGGCTGTTATGGAGCATGTCCGGGCTCAGGCGCGAAATCGCCGGTATGCTGAGGCGCTTGTCTCCGATGCTTACGCTGGCGTTTCTGACCTGGCTCCTTATCGGTTCCTTTCAGGAAAGCGGGGGTGCGATGCTCGTTCATTTCGGCCGCTTTGCAATGGAAGAAAGCGACCTGCTGAGAGCCGTTACCGCGTCGGTCCGCATTTTCTTAATGGTGTCGGTATTTTATACGCTTATCATGACGACCAATTTCAGCGAAATCATTTTTGGACTGCAAAAGCTTCGAATCCCCTTTAAAGCCGCCTTCATGTGCGGGCTCGTCTTTCAAATCATTCCGATTATGATCTCTGAATTTCAAACGATCGCCGACGCCCAGCGCGCGCGGGGGCTCGAGCTCGATAAAGGCGGACTCGTCAAGCGGATCAAGAGCTACTCGGTCATTTTGTTTCCGCTGTTCGTCCGGGCTATCCAATCGGGTCAAAGCATCTCGTTATCGATGCATATTTACCATCTCAATTTCCGCCAAAAACGAAGCTCGTTCCGGACGTTCCGGATTACCGCGAACGATTTTCAATTTATGGCGAGCTTTCTCCTGTTATGGCTGATTGCCGTTTACCTCGGCGTTCAATATCCGATGTGA
- a CDS encoding helix-turn-helix domain-containing protein, translating into MASINRSIKRDRIPVYNFRDAGGTGHETCVELKRLEHLSEFIMNETTRWHRHDHYELFWITGGAGNASVDFQEYFIEAGTMMLISPGQVHAVNLIQPLKGFLLIFSPFYMAGLRESSFERSPVSLSGNIGQPVMTVDEERFDVMNGLLRLLEREYRSDLDHRQTALGSLLNLVMIEADRFSHSKLQDHRNDAGYMLASRFLSRVESDFRTRLRVSDYAALFHVTNNHLIDTVKRIVGRPAGELIRERRLLEAKRLLRYSGLTVDEIACQLSFDDPSYFSRFFKKNTGTSPTAFRSHP; encoded by the coding sequence ATGGCAAGCATAAACAGAAGCATAAAGCGCGATCGCATTCCCGTATACAATTTTCGCGATGCTGGGGGAACCGGTCACGAAACCTGCGTTGAGCTGAAACGGCTGGAGCATCTTTCGGAGTTCATTATGAATGAAACAACCCGCTGGCATCGCCACGACCATTACGAGCTGTTCTGGATAACAGGAGGTGCCGGCAACGCTTCCGTCGATTTTCAGGAGTATTTCATTGAAGCCGGGACGATGATGCTCATCTCGCCGGGCCAGGTTCATGCGGTAAATTTGATTCAACCGTTAAAAGGGTTTTTATTAATTTTCAGCCCGTTCTATATGGCCGGACTGCGCGAAAGCTCATTTGAGCGGTCACCGGTTTCGCTATCCGGAAATATCGGACAACCCGTCATGACTGTAGACGAAGAACGGTTTGACGTCATGAACGGTCTGCTTCGCCTCCTGGAGCGTGAATATCGATCAGATCTGGACCATCGGCAAACCGCTCTCGGCAGTTTATTGAATCTCGTGATGATTGAAGCGGATCGCTTTTCGCATTCCAAGCTGCAAGATCATCGGAACGATGCCGGCTATATGCTGGCAAGCCGGTTTTTGTCCCGGGTGGAGTCCGATTTCCGAACCCGCTTGAGGGTAAGCGACTACGCCGCCCTGTTTCATGTGACAAACAATCATCTTATCGATACGGTGAAACGGATCGTTGGCCGGCCCGCAGGCGAACTGATACGGGAACGCCGGCTGCTGGAAGCGAAGCGGCTGCTTCGTTATTCAGGGCTGACGGTCGATGAAATTGCTTGTCAGCTCAGCTTTGACGATCCTTCTTATTTCAGCCGGTTTTTCAAAAAAAATACGGGGACGTCGCCGACTGCTTTTCGCAGCCATCCATAA
- a CDS encoding LutC/YkgG family protein, translating to MADPHREMLAGMAKESRLKQELFMNFIAGKLKRPRVTEPPAHPYRGAPGFWNRFEWPPEERIERFITHFKAAGGHAVRLEGMADAKAFIADKAAEMGAGHVLRQDCEELAALDLEAALPTAKVSVWNRDADENWKACAAASDVGVVMADYAAAYTGSVCVLSDKTKGRSVSLLPAALFVILPAERLKTRLGEILGHFDKAGRANLPAGIHFISGPSRSADIENDLTIGVHGPGIVYALVVEQSC from the coding sequence ATGGCTGATCCGCACCGGGAAATGCTCGCGGGCATGGCGAAGGAATCGCGGCTCAAGCAGGAACTGTTCATGAACTTCATCGCGGGCAAGCTGAAGAGGCCGAGGGTAACGGAGCCGCCGGCCCATCCTTACAGGGGGGCGCCCGGTTTTTGGAATCGTTTTGAATGGCCGCCGGAGGAAAGGATCGAACGATTTATCACGCATTTCAAGGCTGCAGGCGGCCATGCGGTACGCCTTGAAGGGATGGCGGACGCCAAAGCTTTCATCGCGGACAAAGCGGCGGAAATGGGGGCGGGGCACGTGCTCAGGCAGGATTGCGAGGAGCTGGCTGCGCTCGATCTGGAAGCCGCGCTTCCAACTGCAAAGGTTTCCGTCTGGAACCGCGATGCGGACGAGAACTGGAAGGCTTGCGCGGCAGCATCCGACGTTGGCGTCGTCATGGCCGATTATGCCGCGGCCTATACCGGCTCCGTGTGCGTTCTCTCGGATAAAACGAAGGGCAGGTCGGTCAGCCTGCTGCCGGCCGCGCTGTTTGTGATCCTGCCGGCCGAGCGGCTGAAGACTCGGCTCGGCGAAATTTTGGGACATTTCGACAAGGCAGGACGGGCAAACTTGCCCGCGGGGATTCATTTTATTTCCGGCCCGAGCCGCTCGGCTGATATTGAGAACGACTTGACGATTGGCGTGCACGGTCCCGGAATCGTATATGCGCTGGTGGTGGAGCAGTCATGCTGA
- a CDS encoding CobW family GTP-binding protein, whose product MKPIVPIYLLSGFLGSGKTTLLNQLLDYYVESGQKPALIMNEIGDINVDGQLIGSEVPMAELLSGCICCTISGDLGVTLLELCREYKPDVIVIESTGVANPMEIMDSITEASLFTETELRLVVTVVDTPYLLELARGPKGKTFRLMHEQIRCAGWLILNKIDQMTEDDLKEAERLVRSWNPHSPMRATIQCRGSLDFLFAYIASAGFEQHEAGKTDFYTEDGEEESGPGGEEKHDCGQHHHKLEETDKCAHRHSSYDHVMVYTHYFNKKVGKESFLEMIRQLPKEVYRAKGIVTFSGEVRPVLFQYAFRELDFLAIRPRTEVPNSAVFIGEHFSADQLTLALAALENVFNTENVDETTAR is encoded by the coding sequence ATGAAACCGATCGTTCCGATTTATCTGTTGTCCGGCTTTCTCGGGAGCGGTAAGACGACCTTGCTCAATCAACTTCTTGATTATTACGTAGAGTCGGGTCAAAAACCGGCTTTGATTATGAATGAAATCGGAGACATCAATGTCGACGGACAATTGATCGGCAGCGAAGTGCCGATGGCCGAGCTGCTCAGCGGCTGCATTTGCTGCACAATCAGCGGCGACCTGGGAGTGACCCTGTTAGAGCTTTGCCGGGAATACAAACCTGATGTTATCGTAATCGAATCGACAGGTGTCGCGAACCCCATGGAAATTATGGACAGCATCACGGAAGCATCCTTGTTTACGGAAACGGAACTTCGGCTGGTGGTCACGGTTGTCGATACGCCTTATCTTCTGGAGTTGGCTCGGGGACCTAAAGGAAAAACGTTCCGTCTTATGCATGAACAGATCCGCTGTGCGGGCTGGCTCATTCTTAACAAAATCGACCAAATGACCGAAGATGATTTGAAGGAAGCTGAACGGCTTGTTCGCTCCTGGAATCCACATTCCCCGATGCGGGCTACTATTCAGTGCCGGGGCAGCCTCGATTTTCTGTTCGCTTACATCGCTTCTGCGGGATTCGAACAGCACGAAGCCGGGAAGACCGACTTTTACACGGAGGATGGGGAAGAGGAAAGCGGCCCCGGTGGCGAAGAAAAGCATGACTGCGGGCAGCATCATCATAAGCTGGAAGAAACGGATAAATGCGCGCATCGGCATTCTTCTTATGACCATGTAATGGTTTATACGCATTATTTTAATAAAAAGGTAGGCAAGGAAAGTTTCCTCGAAATGATCCGCCAGCTGCCCAAGGAAGTATACCGGGCGAAAGGGATTGTCACTTTTTCCGGTGAAGTGCGGCCGGTTTTATTCCAATATGCCTTTCGGGAGCTTGATTTTCTTGCGATTCGTCCGAGAACGGAAGTGCCTAATTCGGCGGTGTTTATCGGGGAGCATTTCTCCGCAGATCAGCTGACCCTTGCTCTTGCAGCGCTGGAGAATGTCTTTAATACAGAAAACGTTGACGAAACGACGGCAAGATGA
- a CDS encoding metal ABC transporter ATP-binding protein yields the protein MLLASMKDVTFGYSDVPCLENANIDVYSGEFVAVTGPNGASKTTLLKLLLGLLKPWKGSAKLSARNEAGEKLRVGYVPQQIAAFNGGFPSTVLELVRSGRHAGGSWLRRLRQHDSELTEQALRQVGMWELRNRKIGELSGGQKQRICIARALAQETDLLVLDEPTTGMDQDSRFGFYELMHHQVKEHGRTVIMITHGLSEVSPYLDRIIELERKEDGGWKCCTTTSCSGHFVPVG from the coding sequence ATGCTGTTAGCCTCGATGAAAGACGTAACTTTCGGTTACAGCGACGTTCCGTGTTTGGAAAATGCCAATATTGATGTTTACTCCGGGGAGTTCGTGGCCGTGACCGGCCCTAACGGGGCTTCGAAAACGACGCTGCTCAAGCTGCTGCTCGGGCTGCTGAAACCCTGGAAAGGGAGCGCCAAGCTCTCCGCGCGCAACGAAGCCGGAGAGAAGCTTCGGGTGGGGTATGTTCCGCAGCAGATAGCGGCGTTTAACGGAGGGTTCCCGAGCACGGTGCTGGAGCTTGTACGTTCGGGAAGACATGCCGGAGGTTCTTGGCTGCGAAGGCTTCGCCAGCATGACAGCGAGCTCACGGAGCAGGCGCTTCGCCAGGTAGGCATGTGGGAGCTCCGCAACCGCAAAATCGGGGAACTTTCCGGCGGACAAAAGCAGCGGATTTGCATCGCCCGGGCGCTGGCACAGGAGACGGATTTGCTTGTGCTGGATGAGCCTACGACCGGCATGGATCAGGACAGCCGGTTCGGCTTTTACGAGCTGATGCATCATCAGGTTAAGGAACACGGGAGAACGGTGATTATGATTACGCACGGATTATCGGAGGTAAGCCCCTATCTCGACCGAATCATTGAACTGGAGAGAAAGGAGGACGGAGGATGGAAATGCTGCACTACGACTTCATGCAGCGGGCATTTTGTGCCGGTGGGATAG
- a CDS encoding CobW family GTP-binding protein gives MSNLSADPRVPVTILTGFLGAGKTTLLNHVLTAAHGQKIAVIVNEFGEVGIDNQLIVGADEEIVEMNNGCICCTVRGDLIRILGDLRDAKLGGGSRKKTDFDRVLIETTGLADPAPVAQTFFVDEEIADFYKLDAIVTVVDAMHAGQHLDEGHEAQEQVGFADVLLVNKTDLVAEEEVQNLEQRLKSINPAARQYRTQKSKIDVNRILGIDAFELEKKLEIDPGFLAEEAHDHDDEVSSLFFIEDKPLDLNKLERFLQAWLSEHGADTFRYKGVLNIKDVPQRIIFQGIHMLFASTPDREWAPDETRRSEFVIIGRNLDEGWFRNQFAGCVAG, from the coding sequence TTGTCCAACCTTTCAGCAGACCCGCGCGTGCCCGTTACGATTTTGACCGGTTTTTTGGGGGCCGGCAAAACAACACTGCTCAATCATGTGCTGACAGCGGCTCACGGCCAAAAGATTGCGGTTATCGTCAACGAATTCGGCGAAGTGGGCATTGATAACCAGCTCATCGTCGGCGCGGATGAAGAGATTGTGGAAATGAACAACGGCTGCATCTGCTGTACGGTGCGCGGAGACCTGATCCGGATTCTCGGCGATCTTCGGGATGCAAAGCTTGGAGGCGGTTCACGGAAAAAGACAGACTTCGACCGCGTCCTCATCGAAACGACAGGTCTTGCAGACCCGGCGCCGGTTGCTCAAACTTTTTTTGTCGACGAGGAAATCGCCGATTTTTACAAGCTGGATGCGATTGTCACAGTTGTCGACGCGATGCATGCGGGGCAGCATTTGGACGAAGGTCACGAAGCCCAGGAGCAAGTAGGATTTGCCGATGTGCTTCTCGTCAACAAGACGGACCTTGTCGCCGAAGAAGAAGTACAGAATCTGGAGCAGCGGCTGAAATCGATCAATCCGGCTGCCCGGCAGTACCGGACACAGAAATCGAAGATCGACGTGAACCGGATTCTTGGCATTGATGCATTTGAACTGGAGAAAAAACTGGAGATAGACCCCGGCTTTCTCGCCGAGGAAGCCCACGATCATGACGACGAAGTTTCGTCGCTCTTTTTTATCGAGGATAAACCGCTCGATTTAAACAAGCTGGAGCGGTTCCTGCAAGCGTGGCTGTCTGAACACGGAGCCGACACCTTCCGGTATAAAGGCGTCCTCAATATTAAAGATGTGCCCCAGCGGATCATATTCCAGGGCATTCATATGCTGTTCGCCTCAACACCGGACCGGGAATGGGCACCGGATGAAACGCGTCGAAGCGAATTCGTCATTATCGGACGCAATCTGGACGAAGGCTGGTTCCGAAACCAATTTGCCGGCTGTGTGGCCGGGTGA